The Mesorhizobium koreense genome includes a window with the following:
- the glgB gene encoding 1,4-alpha-glucan branching protein GlgB, with protein sequence MPGVRKGAKAEKPLTGAADIRAIVAGEHRDPFSILGVQETGGRLVARCFLPHAEHVAAFTLSGEPAGELTRRDDAGFFDGALSIRERQPIRYHASNQGGDWWITDPYSFGPVLGPMDDYYIAEGSHLRLFDKLGAHLIEHEGASGIHFAVWAPNARRVSVVGQFNDWDGRCHVMRKRVDTGIWEIFLPDISAGQPYKYEIIGAKGEKLPLKADPFAFRSELRPATASVTDLPMRHEWGDGKHREFWRSADARRQPVSIYEVHAGSWQRRDDGSFLSWDELADRLIPYVADMGFTHIEFLPITEHPYDPSWGYQTTGLYCPTARFGEPVGFARFVDGAHRAGIGIILDWVPAHFPTDEHGLARFDGTALYEHADPRKGFHPDWNTAIYNFGRREVMAYLVNNALFWPEKYHLDGLRVDAVASMLYLDYSRKEGEWVPNEKGGRENLEAVRFLQEMNKAVYGAHPGIMTIAEESTSWPKVSGPVHEGGLGFGFKWNMGFMHDTLEYMSKEPVHRKYHHEQITFGLTYAFSENFVLPLSHDEVVHGKGTLLTKMSGDDWQKFANLRAYYAFMWGYPGKKLLFMGQEFAQRAEWNEAKGLDWYLLDYGSHEGVRRLVRDLNRLYRDKPALHARDCEPDGFGWLIVDDKQNSVFAWVRGAPGARPVAVVCNFTPVPRSGYRVPLPHAGRWREVVNTDAGAYGGSGMGNNGMVSAVAEGKAASALMTLPPLSTIMIEYDPE encoded by the coding sequence ATGCCCGGTGTTCGTAAAGGGGCCAAAGCCGAGAAGCCGCTGACCGGCGCGGCCGACATTCGGGCGATTGTCGCTGGCGAACACCGCGATCCTTTTTCTATCCTCGGCGTCCAGGAGACGGGCGGAAGGCTGGTCGCGCGCTGCTTCCTCCCTCATGCGGAACATGTCGCGGCCTTCACGCTTAGTGGCGAGCCGGCCGGCGAACTCACCCGCCGCGACGATGCCGGTTTCTTCGACGGCGCGCTTTCCATTCGCGAGCGCCAGCCGATCCGCTATCACGCCAGTAACCAAGGCGGCGACTGGTGGATCACCGATCCGTACTCTTTCGGGCCGGTGCTCGGGCCGATGGACGATTACTACATCGCCGAGGGCTCGCATCTGAGGCTCTTCGACAAGCTCGGCGCGCATCTGATCGAGCATGAGGGCGCGAGCGGCATCCATTTCGCCGTCTGGGCACCGAATGCGCGGCGCGTCTCCGTCGTCGGCCAGTTCAACGATTGGGACGGCCGCTGCCATGTCATGCGCAAGCGTGTCGATACCGGCATCTGGGAAATTTTCCTCCCCGATATCAGCGCCGGCCAGCCCTATAAATACGAGATCATCGGTGCGAAGGGCGAGAAGCTGCCGCTCAAGGCCGATCCTTTCGCTTTCCGTTCCGAGCTTCGGCCGGCGACTGCGTCGGTGACCGACCTGCCCATGCGCCATGAATGGGGCGACGGCAAGCATCGCGAATTCTGGCGAAGCGCCGATGCACGTCGCCAGCCGGTCTCCATCTATGAGGTCCATGCCGGATCGTGGCAGCGTCGCGACGACGGCTCGTTCCTCTCATGGGACGAACTGGCCGATCGCCTCATCCCCTATGTCGCCGACATGGGCTTCACCCATATCGAGTTCCTGCCGATCACCGAGCACCCTTACGATCCGTCCTGGGGCTACCAGACGACCGGGCTTTATTGCCCGACGGCACGCTTCGGCGAGCCGGTGGGCTTTGCGCGCTTCGTCGATGGCGCGCATCGCGCCGGCATCGGAATCATCCTCGACTGGGTGCCGGCGCATTTCCCGACCGACGAGCACGGGCTGGCGCGCTTCGACGGCACCGCGCTCTACGAGCATGCTGACCCGCGCAAGGGCTTCCACCCCGACTGGAACACCGCGATCTACAATTTCGGCCGCCGCGAGGTGATGGCTTATCTGGTCAACAACGCGCTGTTCTGGCCGGAGAAGTACCATCTCGACGGGCTGAGGGTCGATGCCGTCGCCTCGATGCTTTACCTCGACTATTCGAGGAAGGAAGGAGAGTGGGTCCCGAACGAGAAGGGCGGCCGCGAGAACCTCGAGGCGGTCCGCTTCCTGCAGGAGATGAACAAAGCCGTTTATGGCGCGCATCCAGGCATCATGACCATCGCCGAGGAATCGACTTCATGGCCTAAGGTTTCAGGGCCGGTGCACGAAGGCGGACTGGGCTTCGGGTTCAAGTGGAACATGGGCTTCATGCACGATACGCTTGAATACATGTCCAAGGAGCCGGTGCACCGGAAATACCATCACGAGCAGATCACCTTCGGCCTGACCTACGCCTTCAGCGAGAACTTCGTCCTTCCGCTCAGCCATGACGAGGTCGTGCACGGCAAGGGCACGCTGCTTACCAAGATGTCGGGCGACGATTGGCAGAAATTCGCCAATCTGCGGGCCTACTACGCCTTCATGTGGGGCTATCCCGGCAAGAAACTGCTCTTCATGGGGCAGGAATTCGCCCAACGCGCCGAGTGGAACGAAGCGAAGGGGCTCGACTGGTATCTCCTGGATTACGGCTCGCATGAGGGCGTGCGCCGTCTCGTTCGGGATCTGAACCGCCTCTATCGCGACAAGCCGGCGCTCCACGCACGCGACTGCGAGCCCGACGGCTTCGGCTGGCTGATCGTCGATGACAAGCAGAACTCGGTTTTCGCCTGGGTGCGTGGCGCGCCGGGCGCACGGCCGGTCGCTGTCGTTTGCAATTTCACGCCGGTGCCGAGAAGCGGCTACCGCGTGCCGCTGCCACATGCGGGGCGCTGGCGCGAAGTGGTGAATACGGATGCCGGGGCCTATGGCGGCAGCGGCATGGGGAATAACGGCATGGTCTCGGCGGTTGCCGAGGGGAAGGCGGCGTCGGCGCTGATGACTTTGCCGCCGCTCTCGACCATCATGATAGAATACGATCCAGAGTAG
- a CDS encoding glycogen/starch/alpha-glucan phosphorylase — MTSATQPVPSQAAPDAKTLAAEILSCLTYRIGKDPTVATQYDWLSATIKVVRDRLIEKWIASTKKAYEEQSKRVYYLSLEFLIGRLMRDAISNLRLMDEVKNALSSLGVDFDIIAALEPDAALGNGGLGRLAACFMESMATVDIPAHGYGIRYANGMFRQEISDGWQVELPETWLDHGNPWEFERRERSIEIGFGGMVEAVPGSDGRRMAWKPQERVLAVAYDTPVAGWRAKRVNTLRLWTAMSVDPILLDRFNAGDHVGALSESTQAETLTRVLYPADATPAGQELRLRQEYFFSAASLRDILDRHLHEYPDLTSLPDKAAIQLNDTHPAVAVLELMRLLVDVHDFEFDAAWDIVRRTFCYTNHTLLPEALESWPVPLFERLLPRHMQLVYAINAKLLLDARRENSFDDGQISAISLIDENGERRVRMGNLAFVGSHSVNGVSALHTELMKKTVFADLHRLYPRRINNKTNGITPRRWLQQCDPGLFSLVRRTIGDSVLDDIDALSGLNAHADDPGFQEAFAEVKRANKEHLAKLVRERMGIDLDPSALFDIQVKRIHEYKRQLLNIVETVALYDQMRSHPEKDWVPRVKLLAGKAAPTYHNAKLIIKLANDLARTVNNDPSVRGLLKVVFVPNYNVSLAEVLVPAADLSEQISTAGMEASGTGNMKFALNGALTIGTLDGANIEIREHVGAENIVIFGLTAEEVAERRRNGYNPRELIERSPELSQALAAIASGVFSPDDRDRYAGLVGGLYEHDWFMVAADFDSYAAAQRDIDDLWLRPRDWYAKAIRNTANMGWFSSDRTIRQYASEIWKVPYSSVQGN, encoded by the coding sequence ATGACCAGCGCCACCCAGCCCGTTCCCTCCCAAGCCGCACCCGACGCCAAAACGCTGGCCGCCGAGATCCTTTCGTGCCTTACCTATCGGATCGGCAAGGACCCGACCGTTGCGACCCAGTACGATTGGCTTTCCGCCACCATCAAGGTGGTGCGCGACCGGCTGATCGAGAAATGGATCGCCTCGACCAAGAAGGCCTACGAAGAGCAGTCGAAGCGCGTCTACTATCTCTCGCTCGAATTCCTGATCGGGCGGCTGATGCGCGACGCCATATCCAATCTGCGCCTGATGGACGAAGTGAAGAACGCGCTTTCGTCGCTGGGCGTCGATTTCGACATCATCGCCGCTCTTGAGCCCGACGCCGCACTCGGCAATGGCGGCCTCGGCCGACTTGCCGCCTGCTTCATGGAATCGATGGCGACCGTCGACATTCCCGCCCACGGCTACGGCATCCGCTACGCCAACGGCATGTTTCGACAGGAAATCTCGGACGGTTGGCAGGTGGAATTGCCCGAGACGTGGCTCGACCATGGCAACCCGTGGGAGTTCGAGCGGCGCGAGCGTTCGATCGAGATCGGGTTCGGCGGCATGGTGGAGGCCGTGCCGGGTAGTGACGGGCGGCGCATGGCGTGGAAGCCGCAGGAGCGCGTGCTGGCCGTTGCCTACGACACGCCGGTCGCCGGCTGGCGGGCGAAGCGCGTCAATACGCTTCGCCTATGGACCGCGATGTCGGTCGATCCGATCCTGCTCGACCGGTTCAACGCCGGCGATCATGTCGGCGCCTTGAGCGAGAGCACGCAGGCCGAAACGCTGACCCGCGTGCTCTATCCGGCGGATGCGACGCCAGCCGGTCAGGAACTCAGGCTGAGGCAGGAATATTTCTTCTCCGCCGCCTCGCTGCGCGACATTCTCGACCGCCACCTGCACGAATATCCCGACCTCACTTCGCTTCCCGACAAAGCGGCGATCCAATTGAACGATACGCATCCGGCCGTAGCCGTGCTGGAACTGATGCGGCTGCTGGTCGACGTCCACGATTTCGAATTCGATGCGGCATGGGACATCGTACGTCGCACCTTCTGCTACACAAACCACACGCTTCTGCCCGAAGCGCTGGAAAGCTGGCCCGTCCCTCTTTTTGAAAGACTGCTGCCCCGGCACATGCAACTTGTCTATGCGATCAACGCCAAGCTGCTGCTCGATGCCCGGCGCGAAAACAGCTTCGATGATGGGCAGATCAGCGCCATCTCGCTGATCGATGAGAACGGCGAGCGGCGCGTGCGCATGGGCAATCTCGCCTTCGTCGGCTCGCATTCGGTGAACGGCGTTTCAGCACTTCATACGGAGCTGATGAAGAAGACGGTCTTCGCGGACCTGCATCGCCTCTATCCCCGCAGGATCAACAACAAGACCAATGGCATCACACCGCGCCGCTGGCTGCAGCAATGCGACCCCGGCCTTTTCTCGCTGGTCAGGCGGACGATAGGTGACAGTGTACTGGACGATATCGATGCGCTCTCCGGCCTGAACGCCCATGCCGACGATCCCGGGTTTCAGGAGGCGTTCGCGGAAGTCAAACGCGCCAACAAGGAGCATCTGGCCAAACTGGTGCGCGAGCGGATGGGGATCGACCTCGATCCGTCGGCGCTGTTCGACATCCAGGTGAAGCGCATCCACGAATACAAGCGCCAACTCCTGAATATCGTCGAGACCGTCGCGCTCTACGACCAGATGCGCTCGCATCCTGAAAAGGACTGGGTGCCGCGCGTGAAGCTTCTGGCGGGCAAGGCGGCGCCGACTTATCACAACGCCAAGCTGATCATAAAGCTCGCCAACGATTTGGCCCGAACGGTCAACAACGATCCTTCGGTGCGTGGGCTGCTGAAGGTCGTGTTCGTCCCGAACTACAATGTCAGCCTGGCGGAAGTGCTGGTGCCGGCGGCCGATCTGTCGGAACAGATCTCGACGGCGGGCATGGAGGCGTCCGGCACCGGTAACATGAAGTTCGCGCTGAACGGCGCGCTCACCATCGGCACGCTCGACGGCGCCAACATCGAGATCCGCGAACATGTGGGCGCGGAGAATATCGTCATCTTCGGCCTGACCGCCGAGGAGGTCGCCGAGCGTCGTCGCAACGGCTACAACCCGCGTGAACTGATCGAGCGCTCGCCGGAGCTTTCGCAGGCGCTGGCGGCAATCGCCTCCGGCGTCTTTTCACCGGACGACCGCGACCGCTACGCCGGCCTTGTCGGCGGACTTTATGAGCACGACTGGTTCATGGTCGCCGCCGATTTCGACTCTTACGCCGCCGCGCAGCGCGATATCGACGATCTGTGGCTGAGACCGCGCGACTGGTACGCCAAGGCGATCCGCAACACGGCGAACATGGGGTGGTTTTCTTCCGACCGTACCATCCGCCAATATGCATCGGAAATCTGGAAAGTGCCCTATAGTTCAGTACAGGGAAATTAG
- a CDS encoding ATP-binding cassette domain-containing protein: MNAVTPVLAAKSLVKRYGRVVALDNADFDLMPGEILAVIGDNGAGKSTLIKALCGAVNPDSGAIELNGKPVHFRSPIEARHAGIETVYQNLALSPALSIADNMFLGREIRQEGFVGKFLRRLDRSKMQRIARSKLSELGLMTIQNINQSVETLSGGQRQGVAVARAAAFGSKVIIMDEPTAALGVKESRRVLELILDVKKRGLPIVLISHNMPHVFEVADRIHIHRLGKRLCVIDPKQYTMSDAVAFMTGAKVPPEAALAA, translated from the coding sequence ATGAACGCTGTGACGCCCGTTCTGGCGGCCAAGAGTCTCGTCAAGCGCTACGGCCGCGTCGTAGCCCTCGACAATGCCGATTTCGACCTCATGCCCGGCGAAATCCTGGCGGTGATTGGCGACAACGGCGCCGGGAAATCGACGCTGATCAAGGCGCTGTGCGGCGCGGTCAATCCCGACAGCGGCGCGATCGAGCTGAACGGAAAGCCGGTTCATTTCCGCTCGCCGATCGAGGCGCGTCATGCCGGCATCGAAACCGTCTACCAGAACCTTGCGCTTTCGCCGGCCCTGTCGATCGCCGACAACATGTTCCTCGGCCGCGAGATCCGCCAGGAAGGATTTGTCGGAAAGTTCCTGCGCCGCCTCGATCGCTCGAAGATGCAAAGAATAGCCCGCAGCAAGCTCTCCGAGCTTGGTCTGATGACCATCCAGAACATCAACCAGTCGGTCGAGACGCTCTCGGGCGGCCAGCGGCAAGGCGTGGCGGTGGCGCGCGCCGCCGCCTTCGGTTCGAAAGTGATCATCATGGATGAGCCGACCGCGGCGCTCGGTGTCAAGGAATCGCGCCGCGTGCTGGAACTCATCCTCGACGTCAAGAAGCGCGGCCTGCCGATCGTGCTCATCTCGCACAACATGCCGCATGTCTTCGAGGTGGCCGACCGCATCCACATCCACCGCCTGGGCAAGCGGCTCTGCGTCATCGACCCGAAACAATACACCATGTCGGACGCGGTCGCCTTCATGACCGGCGCCAAGGTTCCGCCCGAAGCCGCGCTGGCAGCTTGA
- a CDS encoding ABC transporter permease codes for MDEDARGSTLAESGLQGADQSVASFEEEAVTLIKRLQHFLHEFPTAVPFIVLIIGILIFSFTAGGKFFAPFNLSLVLQQVTIIGILGIAQTLVILTAGIDLSVGAIMVLSSIIMGRLAVVWGWPPEIAFLLGFVAGIACGFINGVLVAVIKLPPFIVTLGTWSIFGSMVIYVSHSETIRAQDIDQMAPILHWTGNRIIFGHGALITYGSILMIVIAIACWYILNRTAFGRHVYATGDDPEAARLTGINTGATLVGVYTLAGFICAIAAWVLIGRIGAASPLGNQTANLDAITAVVIGGTSLFGGRGSLVGTLVGALIVGVFRNGLALSGVEVLWQEFAVGILIIIAVTIDQWIRKISV; via the coding sequence ATGGATGAAGACGCGCGCGGTTCGACGCTTGCCGAAAGCGGCCTTCAGGGCGCGGATCAGTCCGTAGCGAGCTTCGAGGAGGAAGCGGTCACGCTCATAAAGCGGCTCCAGCATTTTCTCCATGAATTCCCGACCGCCGTTCCCTTCATCGTTCTCATCATCGGCATCCTGATCTTTTCCTTCACCGCCGGCGGCAAGTTCTTCGCGCCGTTCAACCTTTCGCTGGTCCTCCAGCAGGTGACGATCATCGGCATTCTCGGCATCGCCCAGACGCTGGTGATCCTCACCGCCGGCATCGACCTTTCGGTCGGCGCCATCATGGTGCTTTCCTCCATCATCATGGGCCGCCTCGCGGTCGTGTGGGGATGGCCGCCTGAGATCGCCTTCCTGCTCGGTTTCGTGGCGGGTATTGCCTGCGGTTTCATCAACGGCGTGCTGGTGGCGGTCATCAAGCTGCCGCCCTTCATCGTCACGCTCGGCACTTGGAGCATCTTCGGCTCGATGGTCATCTACGTCTCGCATTCCGAGACGATCCGCGCGCAGGACATCGACCAGATGGCGCCGATCCTGCACTGGACAGGCAACCGCATCATCTTCGGCCATGGCGCGCTGATCACCTATGGCTCGATCCTGATGATCGTGATCGCTATCGCCTGCTGGTACATCCTCAACCGCACGGCGTTCGGCCGCCACGTCTATGCCACCGGCGACGACCCGGAGGCGGCGCGCCTTACCGGCATCAACACCGGTGCGACGCTGGTCGGCGTCTATACGCTTGCCGGCTTCATCTGCGCCATCGCGGCATGGGTGTTGATCGGCCGCATCGGGGCGGCGAGCCCGCTCGGTAACCAGACCGCCAATCTCGACGCCATCACCGCCGTGGTCATAGGCGGAACGTCGCTCTTCGGCGGCCGCGGCTCGCTGGTCGGCACGCTTGTCGGAGCGCTCATCGTCGGCGTCTTCCGCAACGGTCTGGCGCTCTCCGGCGTTGAGGTGCTCTGGCAGGAGTTCGCCGTCGGCATCCTGATCATCATTGCCGTCACCATTGACCAGTGGATAAGGAAGATTTCCGTATGA
- a CDS encoding sugar ABC transporter substrate-binding protein, producing MSRFTFTKLAVAGAVALGVMAASPAWAADIVGLITKTEGNPFFVKMREGAQAKAKELGLDLRTFAGKYDGDNDSQVAAIENLIAAGAKGFAIVPSDSTAIVPTIKKARDAGLLVIDLDTPTDPIDAVDATFATDNFKAGQLIGEWAKGTLGDKAKDAKIAFLDLATNQPTVDYLRDQGFMQGFGIDIKDPKHYGDETDPRICGHEMTGGAEDGGRTAMETLLQKCPDVNIMYTINEPAAAGGYQALKAAGKDDGSVLVVSIDGGCPGVKNVKAGVIGATSQQYPLKMAAMAMEAIAKFTKTGEKPKPTEGKDFTDTGAQLVTDKPVNGVPSISTEEGLKLCWG from the coding sequence ATGAGTAGGTTCACATTCACGAAACTTGCCGTTGCGGGCGCCGTCGCGCTCGGCGTGATGGCGGCCAGCCCCGCATGGGCCGCCGATATCGTCGGCCTGATCACCAAGACCGAAGGCAATCCCTTCTTCGTCAAGATGCGCGAGGGCGCGCAGGCGAAGGCCAAGGAACTCGGGCTCGACCTCCGCACCTTCGCCGGCAAGTATGATGGCGACAATGACAGCCAGGTCGCCGCGATCGAGAACCTGATCGCCGCCGGCGCCAAGGGTTTTGCCATCGTGCCGAGCGATTCCACCGCTATCGTGCCGACGATCAAGAAAGCGCGCGATGCAGGCCTGCTTGTCATCGACCTCGACACGCCGACCGATCCGATCGACGCCGTCGATGCCACCTTCGCGACGGACAATTTCAAGGCCGGCCAGCTTATCGGCGAATGGGCGAAGGGCACGCTCGGCGACAAGGCCAAGGATGCCAAGATCGCCTTCCTCGACCTCGCCACCAATCAGCCGACGGTCGACTATCTGCGCGACCAGGGCTTCATGCAGGGCTTCGGTATCGATATCAAGGATCCCAAGCACTACGGCGACGAGACCGATCCGCGCATCTGCGGCCACGAGATGACCGGCGGCGCCGAGGATGGCGGGCGTACGGCCATGGAGACGCTTCTTCAGAAGTGCCCCGACGTGAACATCATGTACACGATCAACGAGCCGGCCGCGGCCGGCGGCTACCAGGCGCTGAAGGCGGCCGGCAAGGACGACGGCTCGGTTCTGGTCGTTTCCATCGACGGCGGTTGCCCGGGCGTGAAGAACGTCAAGGCCGGTGTCATCGGCGCGACCTCGCAGCAATACCCGCTGAAGATGGCGGCGATGGCGATGGAGGCGATCGCAAAATTCACCAAGACCGGAGAAAAGCCCAAGCCGACCGAAGGCAAGGATTTCACCGACACCGGTGCCCAGCTCGTCACCGACAAGCCGGTTAACGGCGTCCCTTCCATAAGCACCGAGGAGGGCCTGAAGCTCTGCTGGGGCTGA
- a CDS encoding ROK family transcriptional regulator, translating into MRDYNERLVLTLVRQQGSLAKTEIARVTGLSAQTISVIMRGLEEDGLLVRGAPVRGKVGQPSIPMSLNPDGAYFLGLKLGRRSADLVLIDFLGRVRAMLHHPYPYPQPEETIAFVRKGIAEMRSGLSGEQERRIGGLGIAIPFELWNWADAAGAPRQVMDAWRKTDIRIDLAAELPFPVYLQNDATAACNAELVFGKAGDLSDFVYYYIGAFAGGGVAINRSVFAGQTGNAGALGSMPVPGEAGKPVQLIDVASIAVLERALNANGKDSSHLWTSPEDWGDLGDALDNWIEAAAGALAYATLAASSVIDFEAAVVDGWMPLDVRSRLVNTIRQKITRLDAEGLSLPEIREGTVGHHARALGGASLPLSERFLIGAASLSGAS; encoded by the coding sequence ATGCGCGACTATAACGAGCGGCTCGTGCTGACACTTGTGCGCCAGCAAGGCAGCCTCGCAAAGACGGAGATAGCGCGCGTCACCGGCCTTTCCGCGCAGACGATCTCGGTCATCATGCGCGGCCTCGAGGAAGACGGGCTCCTGGTGCGCGGCGCGCCGGTGCGTGGCAAGGTCGGCCAACCGTCGATCCCGATGTCGCTCAATCCCGACGGCGCCTATTTCCTCGGACTGAAGCTCGGGCGGCGTAGCGCCGATCTCGTCCTGATCGATTTCCTCGGCCGGGTGCGAGCGATGCTCCACCATCCTTATCCCTACCCGCAACCGGAAGAGACGATCGCTTTCGTGCGCAAAGGCATCGCCGAGATGCGATCCGGGCTGAGCGGCGAACAGGAGCGGCGGATCGGCGGGCTTGGCATCGCCATCCCCTTCGAATTGTGGAACTGGGCCGACGCGGCCGGCGCGCCGCGGCAAGTGATGGACGCCTGGCGCAAGACCGACATCCGCATCGACCTCGCCGCCGAACTCCCCTTCCCCGTCTATCTGCAGAACGACGCCACGGCAGCCTGCAACGCGGAACTCGTCTTCGGAAAAGCCGGGGACCTTAGCGATTTCGTCTACTACTATATCGGCGCCTTCGCCGGCGGCGGCGTCGCCATCAACCGAAGCGTTTTCGCCGGCCAGACCGGCAATGCCGGCGCGCTCGGCTCGATGCCGGTGCCGGGAGAAGCGGGCAAGCCGGTGCAACTGATCGATGTCGCTTCCATCGCCGTGCTCGAACGCGCCTTGAACGCAAACGGCAAGGACTCCTCGCATCTATGGACCTCGCCCGAGGATTGGGGCGATCTGGGCGATGCCCTCGATAACTGGATCGAGGCGGCGGCCGGCGCACTCGCATACGCCACGCTAGCTGCTTCCTCGGTGATCGACTTCGAGGCGGCGGTGGTGGATGGATGGATGCCGCTCGACGTCCGCTCTCGCCTCGTCAACACAATCCGCCAGAAAATTACCAGGCTCGACGCGGAAGGCCTCAGCCTGCCTGAGATCCGCGAGGGTACGGTCGGCCATCATGCCCGCGCGCTCGGCGGCGCCAGCCTGCCGCTCTCCGAGCGCTTCCTGATCGGCGCGGCGTCCTTGTCGGGCGCATCGTGA
- a CDS encoding carbohydrate kinase family protein produces MILCCGDTLIDMLPRQTPNGEPAFAPYVGGALFNSAIALGRVGAPAGLLTGLSNDFFGKMLKAALAESHVDTRYAHISDHHTTLAFVRLVGGQASYTFFDENSAGRMLLESDLPALDAGIKAMLFGCMTLIAEPCGSTYEALMRRERKDRVMMLDPNIRRDFIPDKPVHMARLNRMIDMADIVKLSDEDLDWFGEAGSQDEAASGWLKRGPKLIVVTHGARGANAYSRHGKMSVPARKVDIVDTVGAGDTFNAGILASLDSSGLLSKESVAALSEDSIRQALEFAVQVAAVTVSRAGANPPWRHELDALPVATA; encoded by the coding sequence ATGATCCTCTGTTGCGGTGACACGCTCATCGACATGCTGCCACGCCAGACCCCGAACGGCGAACCAGCATTCGCGCCCTATGTCGGCGGCGCCTTGTTCAACAGCGCTATCGCACTCGGGCGCGTCGGGGCGCCTGCCGGACTCCTCACCGGACTTTCAAACGATTTCTTCGGTAAGATGCTCAAGGCAGCACTCGCGGAAAGCCATGTCGATACGCGCTATGCCCATATCTCGGACCATCACACCACGCTCGCCTTCGTTCGCCTAGTGGGTGGACAGGCGAGCTACACGTTCTTCGACGAGAACAGCGCGGGGCGCATGCTGCTGGAATCCGATCTGCCGGCGCTCGATGCGGGCATCAAGGCGATGCTCTTCGGCTGCATGACGCTCATTGCCGAGCCTTGCGGATCGACCTACGAAGCCTTGATGCGGCGCGAGCGCAAGGACCGCGTCATGATGCTCGATCCGAATATCCGGCGCGATTTCATCCCCGACAAGCCGGTGCATATGGCGCGGCTGAACCGCATGATCGACATGGCCGACATAGTAAAACTCTCCGACGAGGATCTCGACTGGTTCGGCGAGGCGGGATCGCAGGACGAGGCGGCCTCCGGCTGGCTGAAACGAGGCCCGAAGCTGATCGTGGTGACACATGGAGCGCGCGGCGCCAACGCCTACTCCCGGCATGGCAAGATGAGCGTACCCGCCCGCAAGGTCGATATCGTCGACACGGTCGGCGCCGGCGACACGTTCAATGCCGGCATCCTCGCATCGCTCGACAGTTCCGGCCTGCTCTCGAAAGAATCCGTTGCCGCCCTTTCCGAAGATTCCATCCGGCAGGCGCTGGAATTCGCAGTGCAGGTCGCCGCCGTCACCGTCTCGCGTGCCGGCGCTAACCCGCCCTGGCGGCACGAGTTGGATGCGCTCCCGGTAGCAACGGCCTGA